Proteins from a single region of Amblyomma americanum isolate KBUSLIRL-KWMA chromosome 10, ASM5285725v1, whole genome shotgun sequence:
- the LOC144106535 gene encoding uncharacterized protein LOC144106535 isoform X2, with amino-acid sequence MAVTLEDIQRLGEAKMDDGARNYVSIGAGCGQTLKENTEAFKRFRFRPRILVDVEAVNTSTTVLGRAISFPVGLSPSAAHKLANAAGEIGTAQAAQEAGTVMILSCLSTVSLEEVRASAPDCVLWQQVYIFRDRFLTESLVKRAAAQGFAAIVLTVDSPVPGDGVARLKYLAHLPEGLRSFANVQASFKNITSSTDGDHGEYPISIDSADSVTAKDLQWLCALSELPVVVKGVLTAEAALTAYQNGAAAVMVSNHGGRQLDGTPATINALPEVVAAVADRMEVYLDGGVRSGADVAKALSLGARAVFVGRPVLWGLAYDGKHGVDNVLNILREELERTIRLLGCPDTNDLCEDFVVHEDHYLRHLRCNPSRREMRVLWKSKM; translated from the exons ATGGCGGTTACCTTGGAGGACATCCAACGCCTCGGGGAGGCCAAGATGGACGACGGCGCGAGGAACTATGTATCCATAGGAGCCGGCTGTGGACAGACGTTGAAGGAAAACACAGAGGCGTTCAAAAG GTTTCGCTTCAGACCAAGAATCCTCGTCGACGTGGAGGCAGTGAACACTTCGACCACCGTGTTGGGCCGCGCCATATCGTTCCCTGTCGGCCTATCGCCGTCCGCCGCTCACAAGCTTGCGAACGCTGCCGGAGAGATCGGAACAGCCCAAG CTGCGCAGGAGGCCGGCACGGTGATGATCCTGAGCTGCCTGAGCACCGTGTCCCTGGAAGAGGTGAGGGCCAGCGCTCCGGACTGCGTCCTCTGGCAGCAGGTCTACATCTTCCGCGACCGGTTCCTCACCGAGTCTCTGGTCAAAAGGGCTGCTGCCCAGGGTTTCGCCGCCATAGTCCTCACTGTCGACTCGCCGGTTCCGGGAGACGGCGTCGCCCGTCTCAAGTATTTGGCCCATCTCCCAGAGGGCCTCAG GAGCTTCGCGAACGTACAGGCATCCTTCAAAAACATCACGTCCAGTACAGATGGCGACCACGGCGAGTACCCCATAAGCATTGACAGCGCGGATTCAGTCACTGCAAAAGATCTGCAATGGTTGTGTGCCCTCTCGGAGCTGCCCGTGGTGGTCAAGGGTGTTCTCACCG CCGAGGCGGCTCTGACAGCCTACCAGAACGGCGCCGCAGCGGTCATGGTATCCAACCACGGAGGACGCCAGCTGGACGGAACTCCGGCGACG ATCAACGCACTGCCCGAAGTGGTGGCGGCCGTGGCCGACCGCATGGAGGTGTACCTGGACGGAGGAGTCCGCTCTGGAGCAGACGTGGCCAAGGCGCTCTCGCTCGGCGCACGGGCCGTGTTCGTGGGAAGGCCCGTGCTCTGGGGACTCGCCTACGAT GGAAAACACGGTGTCGACAACGTGCTCAACATATTAAGGGAGGAACTGGAACGCACCATCCGGCTTCTCG GCTGCCCCGACACTAACGACCTCTGCGAAGACTTCGTCGTGCACGAGGATCACTACCTGCGGCACTTGCGCTGCAATCCGTCGCGACGAGAGATGCGGGTGCTGTGGAAGTCAAAAATGTGA
- the LOC144106535 gene encoding uncharacterized protein LOC144106535 isoform X3, which produces MSSIETEQSGEVAANLLNNDLCVITALACHRSKSMAVTLEDIQRLGEAKMDDGARNYVSIGAGCGQTLKENTEAFKRFRFRPRILVDVEAVNTSTTVLGRAISFPVGLSPSAAHKLANAAGEIGTAQAAQEAGTVMILSCLSTVSLEEVRASAPDCVLWQQVYIFRDRFLTESLVKRAAAQGFAAIVLTVDSPVPGDGVARLKYLAHLPEGLRSFANVQASFKNITSSTDGDHGEYPISIDSADSVTAKDLQWLCALSELPVVVKGVLTAEAALTAYQNGAAAVMVSNHGGRQLDGTPATINALPEVVAAVADRMEVYLDGGVRSGADVAKALSLGARAVFVGRPVLWGLAYDGLLLKRR; this is translated from the exons TCGATGGCGGTTACCTTGGAGGACATCCAACGCCTCGGGGAGGCCAAGATGGACGACGGCGCGAGGAACTATGTATCCATAGGAGCCGGCTGTGGACAGACGTTGAAGGAAAACACAGAGGCGTTCAAAAG GTTTCGCTTCAGACCAAGAATCCTCGTCGACGTGGAGGCAGTGAACACTTCGACCACCGTGTTGGGCCGCGCCATATCGTTCCCTGTCGGCCTATCGCCGTCCGCCGCTCACAAGCTTGCGAACGCTGCCGGAGAGATCGGAACAGCCCAAG CTGCGCAGGAGGCCGGCACGGTGATGATCCTGAGCTGCCTGAGCACCGTGTCCCTGGAAGAGGTGAGGGCCAGCGCTCCGGACTGCGTCCTCTGGCAGCAGGTCTACATCTTCCGCGACCGGTTCCTCACCGAGTCTCTGGTCAAAAGGGCTGCTGCCCAGGGTTTCGCCGCCATAGTCCTCACTGTCGACTCGCCGGTTCCGGGAGACGGCGTCGCCCGTCTCAAGTATTTGGCCCATCTCCCAGAGGGCCTCAG GAGCTTCGCGAACGTACAGGCATCCTTCAAAAACATCACGTCCAGTACAGATGGCGACCACGGCGAGTACCCCATAAGCATTGACAGCGCGGATTCAGTCACTGCAAAAGATCTGCAATGGTTGTGTGCCCTCTCGGAGCTGCCCGTGGTGGTCAAGGGTGTTCTCACCG CCGAGGCGGCTCTGACAGCCTACCAGAACGGCGCCGCAGCGGTCATGGTATCCAACCACGGAGGACGCCAGCTGGACGGAACTCCGGCGACG ATCAACGCACTGCCCGAAGTGGTGGCGGCCGTGGCCGACCGCATGGAGGTGTACCTGGACGGAGGAGTCCGCTCTGGAGCAGACGTGGCCAAGGCGCTCTCGCTCGGCGCACGGGCCGTGTTCGTGGGAAGGCCCGTGCTCTGGGGACTCGCCTACGAT GGCTTGCTATTAAAAAGAAGGTGA
- the LOC144106535 gene encoding uncharacterized protein LOC144106535 isoform X1: protein MSSIETEQSGEVAANLLNNDLCVITALACHRSKSMAVTLEDIQRLGEAKMDDGARNYVSIGAGCGQTLKENTEAFKRFRFRPRILVDVEAVNTSTTVLGRAISFPVGLSPSAAHKLANAAGEIGTAQAAQEAGTVMILSCLSTVSLEEVRASAPDCVLWQQVYIFRDRFLTESLVKRAAAQGFAAIVLTVDSPVPGDGVARLKYLAHLPEGLRSFANVQASFKNITSSTDGDHGEYPISIDSADSVTAKDLQWLCALSELPVVVKGVLTAEAALTAYQNGAAAVMVSNHGGRQLDGTPATINALPEVVAAVADRMEVYLDGGVRSGADVAKALSLGARAVFVGRPVLWGLAYDGKHGVDNVLNILREELERTIRLLGCPDTNDLCEDFVVHEDHYLRHLRCNPSRREMRVLWKSKM, encoded by the exons TCGATGGCGGTTACCTTGGAGGACATCCAACGCCTCGGGGAGGCCAAGATGGACGACGGCGCGAGGAACTATGTATCCATAGGAGCCGGCTGTGGACAGACGTTGAAGGAAAACACAGAGGCGTTCAAAAG GTTTCGCTTCAGACCAAGAATCCTCGTCGACGTGGAGGCAGTGAACACTTCGACCACCGTGTTGGGCCGCGCCATATCGTTCCCTGTCGGCCTATCGCCGTCCGCCGCTCACAAGCTTGCGAACGCTGCCGGAGAGATCGGAACAGCCCAAG CTGCGCAGGAGGCCGGCACGGTGATGATCCTGAGCTGCCTGAGCACCGTGTCCCTGGAAGAGGTGAGGGCCAGCGCTCCGGACTGCGTCCTCTGGCAGCAGGTCTACATCTTCCGCGACCGGTTCCTCACCGAGTCTCTGGTCAAAAGGGCTGCTGCCCAGGGTTTCGCCGCCATAGTCCTCACTGTCGACTCGCCGGTTCCGGGAGACGGCGTCGCCCGTCTCAAGTATTTGGCCCATCTCCCAGAGGGCCTCAG GAGCTTCGCGAACGTACAGGCATCCTTCAAAAACATCACGTCCAGTACAGATGGCGACCACGGCGAGTACCCCATAAGCATTGACAGCGCGGATTCAGTCACTGCAAAAGATCTGCAATGGTTGTGTGCCCTCTCGGAGCTGCCCGTGGTGGTCAAGGGTGTTCTCACCG CCGAGGCGGCTCTGACAGCCTACCAGAACGGCGCCGCAGCGGTCATGGTATCCAACCACGGAGGACGCCAGCTGGACGGAACTCCGGCGACG ATCAACGCACTGCCCGAAGTGGTGGCGGCCGTGGCCGACCGCATGGAGGTGTACCTGGACGGAGGAGTCCGCTCTGGAGCAGACGTGGCCAAGGCGCTCTCGCTCGGCGCACGGGCCGTGTTCGTGGGAAGGCCCGTGCTCTGGGGACTCGCCTACGAT GGAAAACACGGTGTCGACAACGTGCTCAACATATTAAGGGAGGAACTGGAACGCACCATCCGGCTTCTCG GCTGCCCCGACACTAACGACCTCTGCGAAGACTTCGTCGTGCACGAGGATCACTACCTGCGGCACTTGCGCTGCAATCCGTCGCGACGAGAGATGCGGGTGCTGTGGAAGTCAAAAATGTGA